In Synergistetes bacterium HGW-Synergistetes-1, one genomic interval encodes:
- the rlmN gene encoding 23S rRNA (adenine(2503)-C(2))-methyltransferase RlmN — protein sequence MTDKIYALDLDNSEWSQILDKEFGEPRFRADQICQWIWQKRAFDVAEMTNLSKTLRDLLESKIDFGAPLLIKEQRSSIDGTRKYLWQLRDGQSVESVLMRQGERLTACISTQVGCPLGCTFCATGLSGYVRNLSAGEIAGQFLAMERSVGRDINNAVYMGMGEPFLNTEAVLKSVRMLNDPDMRNLGIRHIAISTSGIVPGIRDLAASGLGVRLAVSLHAADDDLRSSLMPVNETFPLDELRKAMQEYQKTTGNRITIEYALFGGINDSVEHARLLLRYLKGIHVFINLIPFNQVDGRYEKPSPENILKFRSVLVTAGFEAEIREELGSDIDAACGQLRRKTMAGDPCILEPGPKVKPAFEAKKKESRAPKREASDPRRTSGPSRGKSGSDAVGQKREKTERAGTKASGGFVEERGAKRPASEDKRRKTDAPPKERYRSGKMKEERPSYRAGSEGQSADRPSRTDEKKKSDTTRAAKRSSYRAGSEGQSADRPSRTDEKKKSGTTRAAKRSSYRAGSEGQSADRPSGTDEKKESGTTRAAKRPSYRAGSEGQSADRPSGTDEKKKRSINKSAKKPVAAGGTGRGKPVAESRKKKPRTATKDNRQKRS from the coding sequence ATGACAGATAAAATTTATGCTTTGGATCTTGATAACAGCGAATGGTCACAGATCCTTGATAAGGAATTTGGTGAGCCCAGGTTCCGTGCGGATCAGATCTGCCAGTGGATCTGGCAGAAAAGGGCCTTTGATGTCGCTGAGATGACCAATCTCTCAAAGACGCTTAGGGATCTGCTCGAGTCAAAGATAGATTTCGGGGCTCCCCTGCTGATAAAGGAACAGCGTTCATCGATCGACGGAACAAGAAAATATCTCTGGCAGCTGCGTGACGGCCAAAGTGTCGAATCTGTCCTTATGAGACAGGGAGAGAGGCTGACGGCCTGTATTTCGACACAGGTAGGATGTCCTCTCGGTTGCACATTCTGCGCCACGGGGCTTTCCGGCTATGTAAGGAACCTTTCTGCCGGAGAGATCGCAGGCCAGTTCCTTGCCATGGAAAGATCTGTTGGCCGCGATATCAACAACGCAGTCTACATGGGGATGGGTGAGCCCTTCCTCAATACCGAGGCGGTACTCAAATCAGTCAGGATGCTTAACGATCCGGATATGAGAAATCTTGGCATCAGACACATTGCGATCTCTACTTCGGGTATAGTGCCCGGCATACGGGATCTCGCAGCATCCGGCCTGGGAGTTCGCCTTGCAGTATCCCTGCATGCGGCTGATGATGATTTGAGAAGCAGCCTTATGCCGGTCAACGAGACATTCCCGCTTGATGAGCTGAGGAAGGCCATGCAGGAATATCAGAAGACAACAGGCAACAGGATCACAATAGAATACGCGCTCTTCGGAGGAATAAACGACAGTGTTGAACATGCCAGACTGCTTTTGCGCTATTTGAAGGGCATACATGTCTTCATCAACCTGATCCCGTTCAACCAGGTCGACGGCCGTTATGAGAAACCCTCTCCTGAAAACATCCTTAAGTTTCGTTCGGTACTTGTCACAGCCGGTTTCGAAGCAGAGATAAGGGAGGAACTGGGTTCCGATATTGACGCTGCATGCGGTCAGCTGAGAAGAAAAACGATGGCCGGTGATCCATGCATACTTGAACCGGGACCAAAGGTAAAACCTGCTTTTGAGGCAAAAAAGAAAGAGTCTCGTGCACCCAAAAGGGAGGCGTCAGATCCCAGAAGAACGTCAGGACCCTCCAGGGGCAAAAGCGGATCCGATGCGGTCGGACAGAAGAGGGAAAAAACAGAGAGAGCGGGGACAAAGGCATCCGGTGGATTTGTTGAAGAGCGCGGAGCAAAGAGACCTGCCTCAGAGGATAAACGAAGGAAGACTGACGCCCCGCCGAAAGAGAGATACAGAAGCGGCAAGATGAAAGAAGAAAGGCCTTCTTACAGGGCTGGATCCGAAGGACAAAGTGCAGATCGTCCTTCGAGGACGGATGAAAAGAAAAAAAGCGACACAACAAGAGCCGCAAAGAGGTCTTCTTACAGGGCTGGATCCGAAGGACAAAGTGCAGACCGCCCTTCGAGGACGGATGAGAAGAAAAAAAGCGGTACAACAAGAGCCGCAAAGAGGTCTTCTTACAGGGCTGGATCCGAAGGACAAAGTGCAGACCGCCCTTCGGGGACGGATGAGAAGAAAGAAAGCGGCACAACAAGAGCCGCAAAAAGGCCTTCTTACAGGGCTGGATCCGAAGGACAAAGTGCAGACCGTCCTTCGGGGACGGATGAAAAGAAAAAAAGAAGCATAAATAAATCTGCTAAAAAACCTGTGGCGGCTGGCGGTACCGGAAGAGGAAAACCTGTGGCCGAAAGCAGGAAAAAGAAACCACGTACTGCCACAAAGGATAACAGGCAGAAAAGATCCTGA
- a CDS encoding molybdenum hydroxylase: MKTDKNRKTVIVRGGGDLATGIIYRLWRSCFDVLCLEIPRPTVVRRSVAAALAVYDGNCRIEDMDVCLAENPDQIDFSKGINVLIDPKGNSIAVLKPFAVIDAMMTKRKTGTNRNMADLVLAIGPGFKAPEDVHGIIETKRGHSLGRLITKGRAETDTGIPGEVLGYTCERLLRSPSDGYLSPASLIGERVKEGDVIGSVNGIPVKAQIGGVVRGLIHPSVLVREGSKIGDIDPRNEPGNCCIISDKALAVGGGVLEAILRFEARGRLD; encoded by the coding sequence ATGAAAACCGATAAAAACAGAAAAACAGTAATCGTAAGAGGCGGCGGAGATCTTGCCACAGGCATAATATACAGGCTATGGAGATCCTGTTTTGATGTTTTGTGCCTTGAGATCCCCCGCCCCACTGTTGTAAGGCGTTCCGTTGCTGCAGCCCTGGCTGTTTACGACGGAAACTGCCGGATAGAAGATATGGATGTATGCCTGGCAGAGAACCCTGATCAAATAGATTTCAGCAAAGGGATAAACGTATTGATAGACCCTAAGGGAAATTCCATCGCCGTACTTAAACCATTCGCTGTCATCGATGCTATGATGACGAAAAGAAAGACCGGGACCAACAGAAATATGGCAGATCTTGTGCTGGCGATAGGGCCGGGCTTCAAGGCGCCTGAAGATGTTCATGGGATCATTGAGACAAAGAGGGGACATTCCCTGGGAAGGCTCATCACCAAAGGACGTGCAGAAACCGATACGGGCATTCCCGGAGAGGTCCTTGGATATACATGTGAACGTCTCTTAAGGTCTCCCTCGGATGGATACCTCTCCCCGGCCTCATTGATCGGAGAGAGGGTAAAAGAAGGGGATGTCATCGGATCGGTAAACGGCATCCCGGTAAAGGCTCAGATAGGAGGCGTAGTTCGCGGTCTTATACACCCTTCAGTATTAGTCAGGGAAGGCTCCAAAATAGGAGATATCGATCCCCGGAATGAACCGGGCAACTGCTGCATTATTAGTGACAAAGCCCTTGCCGTCGGAGGAGGAGTCCTTGAGGCGATACTCCGTTTCGAAGCAAGGGGCAGGTTGGATTAA
- a CDS encoding tungsten ABC transporter permease, translating to MRKVRSALALTLILLFSIPAFAGTIKLSSTIGPVDAGIIPLLAETYKAKTGTDFVIEKAGTGATLNKAKTGDFDMVVVHARALEDQFIKDGFGQNRKDIMYNDFVILGPKEDPAGIKGMKSAAEAFKTIAAKGVPFISRGDMSGTYVSEMNVWKAAGITPDGEKDEWYTVFSLGKLGNGATTDFTDKRNAYTIMDRATYLTKKKGLKIVPLVEGDPILLNLIAAIEVSPKRFPNVNNADVVKFVDWLCDDDAQMIIKDFKVKQYGEPLFFPNSDQWNKKHPK from the coding sequence ATGAGAAAGGTCAGATCAGCACTTGCATTAACCCTCATATTGCTATTTTCCATCCCCGCATTTGCCGGGACAATTAAACTCTCGAGCACTATCGGTCCGGTAGACGCCGGAATAATCCCTCTTCTCGCTGAAACATATAAAGCGAAGACCGGAACTGACTTCGTAATTGAAAAGGCAGGAACAGGCGCCACACTTAATAAGGCAAAGACCGGAGATTTTGACATGGTCGTCGTACACGCGAGAGCTCTTGAGGACCAGTTCATCAAGGATGGTTTCGGACAGAACCGTAAGGACATAATGTACAATGACTTTGTCATCCTCGGTCCAAAGGAAGATCCTGCGGGGATCAAGGGCATGAAGTCGGCCGCCGAAGCGTTTAAAACAATAGCCGCAAAGGGTGTTCCCTTTATCAGCCGCGGCGACATGTCCGGGACCTACGTTTCAGAGATGAACGTATGGAAGGCCGCAGGCATTACGCCCGACGGAGAGAAAGACGAGTGGTACACAGTTTTCTCGCTTGGCAAGCTCGGCAACGGAGCAACAACTGATTTCACAGACAAGCGCAACGCATATACGATAATGGACAGGGCAACATACCTGACCAAGAAAAAGGGATTGAAGATCGTTCCGCTTGTAGAGGGCGATCCGATCCTTCTCAACCTCATCGCTGCGATAGAAGTCAGTCCCAAGAGATTCCCGAACGTCAACAACGCAGATGTTGTAAAATTCGTTGACTGGCTCTGCGATGACGACGCTCAGATGATAATTAAGGATTTCAAGGTCAAGCAGTACGGAGAACCGCTCTTCTTCCCCAACTCAGACCAGTGGAACAAAAAGCATCCCAAGTAA
- the glmS gene encoding glutamine--fructose-6-phosphate transaminase (isomerizing), with product MCGIMGYIGDRDTTKVILEGLAKHEYRGYDSAGIAVIKDGVIHELRTTGRVYQLAEKVAKEHFNGDFGIGHTRWATHGGVTENNAHPHMSSDNKVVLVHNGIIENAREIRADLEAEGIKFHTETDTESAVQYLASVYCGDPKEAIVKLTKRIRGAFALVIMFHDKPNEIWVARKGSPLVVGHAGEEGFCASDPTALLEFTRDVWFMDDDEIAMISKGGCTFYDFDGNPHEKESMHLDWEAAMTSRGNYPHFMLKEIHEQPEVVTHTLLGRVASNRVDLSHELDWTPEQISGWKKIHFVACGTSHYATMVAARIMEEVGNFEIRTEVASEYRYRNIPIGPDTLAVFVSQSGETADTLHAARLAKAKGAKCIVVTNVRGSTIHREVGEALITPAGPEIGVAATKTFMAQITVLTLLGLYLSKLKNELCPETEQRIVSALMDIPAKLASILEKEKEIEAVARNFADARGFFFIGRGLAYPPALEGALKLKEISYLHAEAYPAGEMKHGPIALLDKELPVVALVPKNDLWEKTISNIEESMARNSPIIALATEGDTEIEHYSKNVIFTPETEPELFPFIAVVPLQLFAYYIARQRGCDIDMPRNLAKSVTVE from the coding sequence ATGTGCGGCATCATGGGATATATTGGAGATAGAGACACAACTAAGGTTATCCTGGAAGGGCTGGCAAAACATGAATACAGGGGCTATGACTCTGCAGGAATAGCCGTTATAAAAGATGGCGTTATCCATGAGCTCCGTACCACAGGAAGAGTCTATCAGCTTGCAGAAAAAGTCGCAAAAGAACATTTCAACGGAGATTTCGGCATTGGCCACACCAGATGGGCAACACACGGCGGGGTAACCGAGAACAACGCCCATCCTCATATGAGCAGCGACAATAAGGTGGTCCTGGTCCACAACGGTATAATTGAGAATGCGAGAGAGATCAGAGCTGACCTTGAAGCAGAAGGGATAAAATTCCACACTGAGACAGACACTGAATCAGCGGTCCAGTACCTTGCCTCGGTCTACTGCGGAGACCCGAAGGAAGCCATAGTCAAACTTACAAAGAGAATAAGAGGCGCTTTTGCCCTTGTGATAATGTTCCACGATAAACCAAATGAGATATGGGTGGCGAGAAAAGGTTCGCCGCTGGTAGTCGGACATGCAGGAGAAGAGGGTTTCTGCGCTTCCGACCCGACCGCATTGCTGGAATTCACCAGGGATGTCTGGTTCATGGACGACGACGAGATCGCCATGATATCAAAAGGCGGCTGCACTTTCTACGATTTCGACGGAAACCCTCACGAAAAGGAATCCATGCATCTGGACTGGGAAGCTGCCATGACCAGCAGAGGAAATTACCCGCACTTTATGCTGAAAGAGATACATGAGCAGCCGGAAGTAGTTACTCATACTCTTCTTGGAAGGGTCGCCTCCAACAGAGTGGATCTGAGCCATGAGCTGGATTGGACACCGGAACAGATATCAGGATGGAAAAAGATCCATTTTGTTGCCTGCGGCACCTCGCATTATGCAACGATGGTAGCAGCGCGCATAATGGAGGAGGTCGGGAACTTCGAGATAAGGACCGAGGTCGCCTCGGAATACCGCTACAGAAATATCCCCATCGGACCCGACACCCTCGCCGTATTCGTATCCCAGTCAGGGGAAACGGCCGACACTCTGCATGCGGCAAGGCTTGCCAAAGCAAAGGGAGCAAAATGCATCGTCGTGACAAATGTGCGGGGATCAACTATCCACCGTGAGGTTGGTGAAGCACTGATAACACCGGCCGGACCCGAAATAGGCGTGGCCGCGACAAAGACATTCATGGCTCAGATAACGGTACTCACCCTTCTGGGACTTTACCTTTCAAAGCTGAAAAACGAACTCTGCCCGGAAACTGAGCAAAGGATCGTTTCTGCGCTGATGGACATACCTGCCAAGCTCGCTTCGATCCTGGAAAAAGAAAAGGAGATAGAGGCTGTGGCCAGGAATTTTGCTGATGCAAGAGGCTTCTTCTTTATTGGAAGAGGTCTGGCCTATCCGCCCGCACTGGAGGGCGCACTCAAACTAAAAGAAATCTCCTATCTGCACGCTGAGGCATACCCGGCAGGAGAGATGAAGCACGGACCTATCGCGCTGCTCGACAAGGAGCTCCCGGTGGTCGCGCTTGTACCCAAAAACGACCTTTGGGAAAAGACCATTTCAAACATTGAAGAATCAATGGCAAGGAACTCGCCGATAATAGCCCTTGCAACAGAGGGAGATACTGAAATTGAACACTATTCAAAAAATGTCATATTCACACCCGAAACCGAGCCGGAGCTGTTCCCCTTTATTGCGGTCGTGCCGCTGCAGCTTTTTGCTTACTATATAGCAAGGCAGCGCGGCTGTGATATAGACATGCCCAGAAACCTTGCCAAGTCTGTGACGGTGGAATAA
- a CDS encoding ABC transporter permease gives MDFIIQGFFQSIGLIASMDEETVNIVLTTLRLTGLSMLFILGLGLPLGFALGYFDFPGKHLLRTITDTLLSLPTVVVGLLVYAFISRRGPLGDFQLLFTIRGMAIGQIILGLPIVISYTATAIEGLDNRLKLTLQTLGASGAKLAVTSLWEGRFQILVAALTSYGRIIGEVGSAMMLGGNIKWHTRTITTAITLETGKGDFALGIALGIVLLSISFALNISLSFLRRRVGNS, from the coding sequence GTGGATTTCATTATTCAAGGTTTTTTCCAGTCCATAGGGCTTATTGCATCAATGGACGAGGAAACTGTGAATATTGTGCTTACAACTCTGAGACTGACCGGCCTTTCCATGCTCTTTATTCTTGGACTTGGCCTGCCGCTGGGCTTTGCGTTGGGTTATTTCGATTTCCCCGGTAAACACCTTCTCAGAACCATAACAGACACCCTGCTTTCACTTCCTACCGTTGTAGTGGGGCTTCTCGTTTATGCCTTTATATCGAGAAGAGGTCCCCTCGGTGATTTTCAGCTTCTTTTCACCATTCGCGGAATGGCGATAGGACAGATCATACTAGGGCTGCCGATCGTTATTTCTTACACGGCCACTGCTATAGAAGGCCTTGACAACAGGCTGAAACTTACTCTGCAGACGCTCGGGGCTTCAGGCGCAAAACTTGCTGTAACAAGCCTCTGGGAAGGACGTTTTCAGATCCTTGTCGCCGCGCTGACCTCCTACGGAAGGATCATAGGAGAGGTAGGTTCAGCGATGATGCTGGGCGGAAACATCAAGTGGCACACAAGAACGATAACTACTGCGATAACGCTTGAGACAGGCAAGGGAGATTTCGCCCTTGGCATAGCCCTGGGAATAGTTTTGCTCTCAATTTCATTCGCATTGAACATCTCCCTTTCTTTTCTAAGGAGAAGAGTGGGAAACAGCTAG
- a CDS encoding ABC transporter ATP-binding protein — translation MDPRIIYEIKNLTHSYGKGPQTINIDYLRICEGSVTGIVGPNGSGKSTLLRVLAFLEPYTGGSLFFGGLDPSGKEVDIRKNVTYLLQNSYLLKRSVFENIAYGLRLRSETAGLEERVHDSLERVGLSPSKFAHRPWYRLSGGEVQRVALAARLALHPKVLILDEPTANVDESSALLVKEAAVSAWKEWGTTVIVATHDLPWLTEVSTDIISLFRGKIIGHGTENLIHGPWIRENGSVVRTLTDGQKIHALIKEEAELHAAVLNPSDIELITDSEIVSLYANRLRGTVTSMALERATGSALISVQTGDIILKSRMPVEKIKEVQISPASEVTLSFSPENVRWI, via the coding sequence ATGGATCCCAGGATCATTTATGAGATCAAAAACCTGACTCACAGCTACGGAAAAGGGCCTCAGACTATCAATATCGACTATCTGAGAATATGCGAGGGCAGCGTAACCGGAATAGTAGGCCCCAACGGAAGCGGCAAATCAACACTTCTGAGGGTCCTGGCTTTCCTTGAACCTTACACAGGCGGTTCTCTTTTTTTCGGCGGCCTTGATCCTTCGGGTAAAGAGGTCGACATAAGAAAAAATGTCACATATCTCCTTCAAAATTCCTACCTTCTGAAAAGGTCTGTTTTTGAAAACATCGCATATGGACTGAGGCTGAGAAGTGAGACAGCCGGCCTTGAAGAAAGAGTCCATGATTCTCTTGAACGGGTTGGACTCTCTCCATCAAAATTTGCCCATAGACCATGGTACAGACTCTCCGGCGGTGAAGTCCAGCGTGTGGCCCTGGCCGCAAGGCTGGCGCTCCATCCCAAAGTACTTATCCTTGACGAACCTACCGCAAACGTGGACGAATCAAGTGCTTTACTTGTCAAAGAGGCTGCTGTATCAGCATGGAAAGAGTGGGGAACAACTGTAATAGTAGCCACTCACGACCTTCCCTGGCTTACTGAGGTATCTACGGACATAATAAGCCTTTTCCGCGGGAAGATAATAGGACACGGGACCGAAAACCTGATACACGGACCGTGGATCAGGGAGAACGGGAGCGTAGTCAGAACATTGACCGACGGACAGAAGATCCATGCCCTCATAAAGGAAGAGGCGGAACTTCACGCAGCAGTGCTAAACCCTTCGGATATCGAGCTGATAACGGATAGCGAAATAGTCTCTTTATATGCGAACAGGCTCAGGGGAACGGTCACAAGCATGGCGCTTGAGAGAGCAACCGGATCAGCCCTCATTTCAGTTCAGACAGGCGATATTATCCTGAAGTCACGGATGCCGGTCGAAAAAATAAAAGAAGTGCAGATCTCCCCTGCATCAGAAGTCACTCTGTCCTTTTCACCGGAAAACGTCCGCTGGATTTAG
- a CDS encoding tungsten ABC transporter substrate-binding protein has product MKSNKRFLLFITIIAVCMLTLGSFAYAKPPVLRMATTTSTDNTGLLDYMAPILLKDTGIEIQWVSVGTGKALEYGRNGDVDVVLTHDPAAEDKFMSDGAGVNRRKVMYNDFVLIGPANDPAGIKGKPITQAIATIAAKGQPLVSRADKSGTHSAELKLLKEAGVKDFDKATWYVQTGQGMLNTINIADERKGYALADRGTFIKYDANLKGKPGLVIVVEGDKQLLNMYSVMAVNPIKHPHAKYDLAIKYIDWITSSKVQKDIANFKLEGKQLFFPNAEIRAGH; this is encoded by the coding sequence ATGAAAAGCAACAAACGTTTCTTACTTTTTATCACCATCATTGCAGTATGCATGCTCACTTTGGGCTCATTTGCATATGCCAAACCGCCCGTTCTCAGAATGGCAACAACTACCAGCACCGACAATACAGGCCTTCTCGATTATATGGCTCCTATCCTGCTGAAGGATACAGGGATCGAGATCCAGTGGGTATCCGTCGGAACAGGAAAGGCACTTGAGTACGGACGTAACGGAGATGTTGACGTAGTCCTTACCCATGATCCGGCAGCCGAAGACAAGTTTATGTCAGACGGCGCAGGTGTTAACCGACGTAAGGTCATGTACAACGACTTCGTCCTGATCGGCCCCGCAAACGACCCGGCAGGTATAAAGGGCAAACCCATAACCCAGGCGATTGCGACAATAGCCGCGAAGGGACAGCCTCTTGTGAGCCGCGCGGACAAATCCGGTACACATTCAGCAGAACTTAAACTTCTCAAAGAGGCCGGAGTCAAAGATTTCGACAAGGCGACCTGGTATGTACAGACAGGACAGGGAATGCTCAATACGATCAACATCGCTGATGAGCGCAAAGGGTACGCCCTTGCTGACAGAGGCACATTCATTAAATATGACGCAAATCTCAAAGGCAAACCGGGGCTCGTTATAGTAGTAGAGGGAGACAAACAGCTCCTGAACATGTACAGTGTTATGGCTGTCAACCCTATCAAACACCCGCATGCAAAGTACGACCTTGCCATCAAGTACATCGACTGGATCACCTCTTCAAAGGTCCAGAAGGATATCGCAAACTTCAAGCTGGAAGGCAAGCAGCTCTTCTTCCCCAACGCCGAGATCAGAGCCGGACACTAA
- a CDS encoding serine hydroxymethyltransferase (catalyzes the reaction of glycine with 5,10-methylenetetrahydrofolate to form L-serine and tetrahydrofolate), translating into MNKIMTETLKSLDPQIYGLAESELERQRVHIELIASENFVPRSLLEIQGSILTNKYAEGYPYKKYYGGCEFVEEIEEIAIKRACELFGSEHANVQPHAGASANQAVFFATVDPGDTVLSMKLDHGGHLSHGHPVNFSGRFYNIVGYGVNRETETIDYDEVERLAKETRPKLIVAGASAYPRFIDFARFRAIANEVGAVLLVDMAHIAGLVAGGAHPNPVPYSDYVSSTSHKTLRGTRGAFVLCKKEYAQTLDRTVFPGIQGGPLVHSIAGKAVTFMLAGTEEFKKYASQVVSNASALAKALTDRGFRLVSGGTDNHLILLDVRSRNVTGKEGEVLLGEVGITSNKNMIPFDPAKPMVTSGVRLGTAAVTTRGMKEPEMEKIADAIEKVLSNPENNLIKKEVKASMAALTDGFPLYPDLAEPWAN; encoded by the coding sequence ATGAATAAGATTATGACAGAGACGCTGAAAAGTCTGGACCCGCAGATATATGGCCTTGCTGAAAGCGAACTGGAAAGACAGAGGGTCCACATAGAGCTCATCGCGTCAGAAAACTTTGTCCCCCGTTCCCTGCTTGAGATACAGGGTTCTATCCTTACCAATAAATACGCGGAGGGTTACCCTTATAAAAAGTACTACGGCGGGTGTGAGTTTGTTGAGGAGATAGAAGAAATTGCCATAAAAAGGGCTTGTGAACTTTTCGGATCCGAACATGCCAATGTACAGCCGCATGCAGGAGCAAGCGCAAACCAGGCAGTATTCTTTGCCACAGTCGATCCGGGGGATACGGTCCTTTCAATGAAGCTAGATCACGGCGGACATCTTTCACACGGTCACCCGGTCAATTTTTCAGGCCGTTTTTACAACATCGTAGGCTACGGAGTAAACAGGGAAACAGAGACGATCGACTATGACGAGGTAGAGAGATTGGCTAAGGAGACGAGGCCCAAACTCATAGTTGCAGGCGCAAGCGCTTATCCCCGGTTCATAGATTTTGCCCGCTTCCGTGCGATAGCAAATGAGGTGGGGGCGGTACTTCTCGTGGACATGGCCCACATTGCGGGGCTTGTAGCAGGAGGTGCGCACCCCAACCCTGTGCCCTATTCTGATTATGTCAGCTCGACCTCGCATAAAACACTCAGAGGTACACGAGGAGCTTTTGTGCTCTGCAAAAAAGAGTATGCTCAGACCCTTGACAGGACAGTATTTCCGGGGATACAGGGCGGGCCCTTGGTGCATTCGATAGCAGGAAAAGCAGTCACATTCATGCTTGCGGGGACTGAAGAGTTCAAAAAATACGCAAGCCAGGTAGTAAGCAATGCCTCTGCCCTTGCCAAAGCGCTTACTGACAGAGGTTTCCGCCTTGTTTCGGGAGGTACCGACAACCACCTCATACTGCTTGACGTACGTTCGAGGAACGTGACAGGCAAAGAGGGAGAGGTGCTTCTGGGAGAAGTCGGCATTACATCCAATAAAAACATGATACCCTTCGACCCTGCCAAGCCAATGGTTACAAGCGGAGTAAGGCTTGGAACAGCCGCCGTAACGACCAGAGGGATGAAAGAGCCTGAAATGGAAAAAATAGCTGATGCTATCGAAAAAGTACTTTCAAATCCGGAAAACAATCTGATAAAGAAAGAAGTAAAGGCTAGCATGGCCGCACTGACAGATGGATTTCCTCTATATCCCGACCTCGCTGAGCCTTGGGCAAATTAA
- a CDS encoding adenylosuccinate synthase, with the protein MKGRTDVIVGVQWGDEGKGRVVDALAGKSGVVVRYQGGANAGHTVVVEDEKYVFHLLPSGILYPGKVCVIGNGVVIDPETLFAELDDLRDRGKTLARLIVSHGAHIVMPYHKQLDKLAEGARSEGTKIGTTGRGIGPCYSDKFERVGIRAEDLVNPEILKEKLLINIELKNKILTRIYGSEPLDLDSTYETALEWGKRIKPLLGDAFLEIHQALDSGKNVLFEGAQGTLLDVDHGTYPFVTSSSPCSGGACTGAGIGPGRIDRVIGVTKAYCTRVGEGPFPTEDKGSLGEQLRTRGGEFGATTGRPRRCGWNDLVAVDYAVKINGIDGLALTKLDVLSGFERIQVCTAYDIEGTIHKNFPSSCAKLAKAVPVFEELPGWKEDISKCRRFEDLPSAAQDYVRFIEERVLTPVILIGVGQGREDTILRGI; encoded by the coding sequence ATGAAAGGTCGTACAGATGTAATTGTTGGCGTTCAGTGGGGAGACGAGGGCAAGGGGCGCGTAGTCGACGCACTTGCAGGCAAGTCAGGCGTAGTAGTCCGTTATCAGGGCGGAGCGAACGCAGGACATACCGTGGTAGTTGAGGACGAAAAATATGTCTTTCACTTACTCCCTTCCGGCATCCTCTATCCCGGCAAAGTTTGTGTCATCGGAAACGGGGTAGTGATAGACCCTGAAACGCTCTTTGCGGAACTTGATGATCTCAGGGATAGGGGAAAGACCCTTGCCAGGCTGATCGTCAGCCATGGCGCGCATATTGTCATGCCATATCACAAGCAGCTTGACAAACTGGCTGAGGGAGCAAGGTCAGAGGGCACAAAGATAGGAACTACAGGACGTGGGATCGGTCCATGCTACTCCGATAAGTTCGAAAGGGTCGGAATAAGGGCGGAAGATCTTGTAAACCCGGAAATTCTGAAAGAAAAACTTCTGATAAACATAGAACTTAAAAATAAGATCCTGACAAGGATCTATGGCTCCGAGCCCTTGGATCTCGATAGTACGTACGAGACAGCCCTTGAGTGGGGCAAAAGGATAAAACCGCTTCTTGGAGACGCTTTCCTTGAGATACACCAAGCGCTTGATTCAGGAAAGAACGTCCTATTCGAAGGAGCCCAGGGGACCCTCCTTGATGTCGACCACGGGACATATCCTTTTGTCACGAGCTCCAGCCCATGCTCTGGAGGAGCCTGTACCGGAGCAGGGATAGGACCGGGAAGGATAGACCGTGTGATAGGAGTCACCAAGGCTTACTGCACCAGAGTAGGAGAGGGTCCCTTCCCTACCGAGGACAAGGGCTCTCTGGGGGAACAGTTGAGGACAAGGGGCGGGGAGTTCGGCGCTACGACCGGACGTCCAAGGCGCTGTGGCTGGAACGACCTTGTGGCAGTAGACTACGCGGTAAAGATAAATGGAATAGACGGGCTTGCGCTGACAAAACTTGATGTCCTTTCAGGATTTGAAAGAATCCAGGTCTGCACTGCTTATGATATCGAAGGAACCATACATAAGAATTTTCCAAGCAGCTGTGCGAAACTGGCAAAAGCAGTTCCGGTTTTTGAGGAACTACCGGGTTGGAAGGAGGATATCAGCAAGTGCAGAAGATTTGAGGATCTTCCCTCTGCTGCACAAGACTATGTCCGTTTCATCGAGGAAAGGGTGCTGACACCCGTCATACTTATCGGAGTCGGACAGGGAAGAGAAGATACTATTCTGAGAGGTATATGA